In Pseudomonas lalkuanensis, the following are encoded in one genomic region:
- a CDS encoding cephalosporin hydroxylase family protein, whose translation MNEIERFAAEVEANIDGLHEDRDVQALSRIWLREITRHKYAYNFRWMGRPIIQFPQDMIAMQELIWNIQPDLIIETGVAHGGSALYYASLLELLGGDGYVLGVDIDIRAHNRTEIERHPMSKRLRLIQGSSIAPETVQQVAEHVRGKQRVLVVLDSNHTHEHVLAELQAYSPFVTRDSYLVVYDTLLEDMPDDLQASDRPWGRGNNPKTAVHQFLGENDRFEIDKRIVSKLLITVAPDGYLRCVR comes from the coding sequence ATGAATGAAATAGAGCGGTTCGCGGCCGAGGTGGAGGCAAATATCGACGGCCTGCACGAAGATCGGGATGTGCAGGCGCTGTCGCGTATCTGGCTGCGGGAGATCACCCGCCACAAGTACGCCTACAACTTCCGTTGGATGGGACGACCGATCATCCAGTTCCCGCAGGACATGATCGCCATGCAGGAGCTCATCTGGAACATCCAGCCGGACCTGATCATCGAGACCGGCGTGGCCCACGGCGGCTCCGCGCTCTACTACGCCTCGCTGCTCGAATTGCTGGGCGGTGACGGTTACGTGCTGGGGGTGGATATCGACATCCGCGCCCACAACCGAACTGAGATCGAACGCCATCCGATGAGCAAGCGCTTGCGCCTGATCCAGGGCTCGTCCATTGCCCCGGAAACGGTCCAGCAGGTTGCCGAGCATGTTCGTGGAAAGCAGCGGGTGCTGGTTGTGCTGGATTCGAACCATACCCATGAACACGTCCTGGCCGAGTTGCAGGCTTACTCGCCGTTCGTGACCCGGGACAGCTATCTCGTGGTGTACGACACCCTGCTGGAAGACATGCCTGACGACCTTCAGGCCAGCGATCGTCCGTGGGGGCGCGGCAACAACCCGAAAACGGCGGTGCACCAATTCCTTGGCGAGAACGATCGCTTCGAGATCGACAAGCGGATCGTCAGCAAATTGCTCATCACAGTCGCGCCCGATGGCTACCTGCGCTGCGTCCGCTGA